In the genome of Pseudobdellovibrionaceae bacterium, one region contains:
- a CDS encoding HAD-IIB family hydrolase has product MTRSKNILALSELPTTSLEFVLCDIDDTLTTHGQLHGEAYQALWNLSDANFKVIPVTGRPAGWCEMIARFWPVHGVIGENGGFYFYFDKKMQRHYLQDELTRIQNQKKLSVIQNEVLKDVPGSALASDQFCRAIDLAIDFCEDVPALPKADIQKIVSIFEKHGATAKVSSIHVNGWYGNHDKLSTFLVYAKERLGLSDSHDLQNKTVFIGDSPNDEPMFKYFKNSVGVQNVAPFLDELKSLPQYICSQEGGAGFVEFAKHLLKK; this is encoded by the coding sequence ATGACTCGTAGCAAAAATATCTTAGCCCTAAGCGAACTTCCCACAACTTCTCTTGAATTTGTCTTGTGCGATATTGACGACACCTTAACCACCCACGGTCAACTTCATGGCGAAGCTTATCAAGCCCTATGGAATTTGTCCGATGCTAATTTTAAGGTCATTCCTGTGACGGGTCGACCAGCAGGCTGGTGCGAAATGATCGCACGCTTCTGGCCTGTGCATGGTGTGATCGGAGAAAATGGTGGATTCTATTTTTATTTTGATAAAAAAATGCAGCGTCACTATTTGCAAGATGAGCTCACCCGTATTCAAAACCAGAAAAAACTTTCTGTGATTCAAAACGAAGTTTTAAAAGATGTCCCAGGTAGTGCTTTGGCTTCAGACCAATTCTGCCGAGCCATAGACCTAGCTATCGACTTTTGCGAAGATGTGCCTGCATTACCCAAAGCCGACATACAAAAGATCGTTTCTATTTTTGAAAAACATGGAGCAACGGCCAAGGTCAGCTCTATCCATGTCAATGGTTGGTATGGTAACCACGACAAGCTCAGCACCTTTCTGGTTTACGCCAAAGAACGCCTAGGACTGAGCGACTCTCACGATTTACAAAATAAAACGGTCTTTATTGGTGACTCTCCTAATGATGAACCCATGTTTAAATATTTTAAAAATTCTGTGGGAGTTCAAAACGTCGCACCCTTTCTGGATGAGCTGAAGTCTTTGCCACAATACATCTGCTCACAAGAAGGTGGAGCGGGTTTTGTCGAGTTTGCTAAGCATCTTTTAAAAAAATAA
- a CDS encoding YkgJ family cysteine cluster protein codes for MSKNFYKKGLHFECQGSGKCCLSRGEYGYVYLTKSDAKRMAKVLELTVAEFKKQYCRVTGGVLHLIQPEDSINCVFLQDNRCSVYEGRPTQCRTWPFWPENMNPKAWKRDVINFCPGASVKTKKSLKSPEVIAEQLKEQAASEKELFGE; via the coding sequence ATGTCAAAAAACTTTTATAAAAAAGGCTTACACTTTGAATGCCAAGGATCAGGCAAATGCTGTCTGTCCCGTGGTGAATACGGCTATGTGTATTTGACGAAGTCTGATGCCAAACGCATGGCCAAGGTTCTAGAACTCACAGTGGCTGAATTTAAAAAGCAGTACTGCCGAGTCACAGGTGGAGTGTTGCACTTGATTCAGCCAGAAGATTCGATCAACTGCGTTTTTTTACAAGACAATCGGTGCAGTGTGTACGAAGGACGCCCGACTCAGTGTCGAACATGGCCCTTTTGGCCAGAAAATATGAATCCTAAAGCATGGAAAAGAGATGTGATCAATTTTTGTCCTGGAGCCAGTGTGAAAACTAAAAAGTCTCTGAAGTCCCCAGAGGTCATTGCAGAACAACTTAAAGAACAAGCTGCTTCAGAAAAGGAACTTTTCGGCGAGTAA